From the genome of Nicotiana sylvestris chromosome 1, ASM39365v2, whole genome shotgun sequence:
AGCCTTGAGTTTCATTAAGGAAGTGTGTATCCCTTACCCTTGGCGTGTATCGATATGTATAGATGATCGATCGATTGGATTCTTATGGGTGATAAATCCAGGAAGATCAGGTGTCGATGGCAACAAGAATGAAGGTGTTGCAGATATAGGATATGCTATAGCAGCTGAGTATTGGGGAAAGGGGATTGCGACAAAGGCACTCAAAATGGCAATACCTCAAGTGTTCAATCACTTTCCTGAAATAGTAAAGCTTCAAGCATTTGTTCTTTTGGAAAACAAGGCTTCTCATAGGGTATTGGAGAAGGCTGGATTTGTCTACCAAGGATCAATAACACATCAAGTCCAGATCAATGGAAATGAAATTGTGGTGGTTGATGCTGTTTACACTTTTTTATCCACAGATAACATCCCTCCAAGCCCATGAATTTCAAGTACTTTTTAACTCTATCTTCAGGTAGTGAAAACCGCcccttgcagaaatgcagggtaaggctgcgtacgatagaaccttgtggtccggcccttccccggacctcgCGTGCAATGGGAGCTTCGTGCACTGGTCTGCCCTTTCTTTCTTTTACTCTTGTATTTTTTAAACCTATTATGATAATATTTTTCCTGGGCTGAGTAGGGTCTATctgaaacaacctctctatctcaCACAAGGTACGAGTAAGGTATGCGTATGCCCCATCCTCCCCGGACGCTACATGTGTGATCGCACTgagtatgttattgttgttgttgttgttattgttgttgatgcGCAAGTAAAGTGTTTCCTTCACTTTTTCATTTATCTTAGTCATGGTACATTGGTGCCGCTTGATCAAGACCCGAAGTTGTTTTTTTGGTGGAAAGTTCGAATTTTGAGACGTGAGTACATTCTTGTATTTTTCTAATCTTCTTAATTAGAATTCCTGGCTCTACCCCTACTTTTGAAGTTTTAGAATGCAGCTTTTGGATCACCCTTTCAATTATGCAACCTATGATTTTCTAGTAGAATTCACTGCGACTTGTTGGCTAACGAGTATAAGGTTCTAGGAATAGCAACAGATCAATCTTAAAAATGTCATTATTAGGTCGTCTTTTGACTTTCTCCCCTCTTACTCTTCTGCATTTAGATAAACCCAGAGAGGATAGCTATAGAGTAACTCTTAACTACTGTATATCCTGGGAAACATATACCATAAATTGGAATAATGTTGCTACGTTGTATTTATCAATTAAACTGAATATAAACAGACGAAAGTGCCCTTGAACTTCAAAAATACTGTTCCACCCAATTCattttatgtgaacctatttcacAAAACTTAAGAAGGAgaaagatttttaaaatttgtggtATTAAATATCTCATGATAAGAATCTTTGAAAGTATCACCGCAAAAAATACATATTCCCTCCATTCACTTTTAGCTATCCACGTTGGACTTTTCACCCCCTtaagaaacaataaataaaatatacATTTTACAATTTTACCTGTAATAATGATAGTAATTTCACAAGTCTTGAAAAATGATTTAGAGAATAAGTAATTAATGATAaggataaaatatattttttcttgatttagtacaatggacaagtaaaagtgaaaatacATTTTTATATAGTGGATAAGTAAAAGTGAAAGGGCGCGGTAGATAGTGAAATAAGGCCCTTGATTTCACATGCAAAAACAAATGATGTCCCACTACCCATTGCCACATTTTAAAACCCCTACTCTTTGACTAACAATTCGTAAAGGTAGGTACTACTCCATTTATGTTGAGCAACCAAGAATCCATAAAAGCTCCAATTATTGTTACTGAGAGATCTGCTATACTGGAAAATAGATATGGACTCCTCAAGAATTAGTCTGCGTCCATTTAAGTTAACAGACGTTGATGATATGATGTTATGGGCAGGCGACGATCGAGTAACTCGGACCATCCGATGGAAGACTTTGACCTCGAAAGAAGAGGCATTGACCTTCATCAAGGAAGTGTGTATACCTCACCCCTGGCGTCGATCAATATGCATCGATGACCGCTCGATCGGGTTTGTATCAGTATTTCCTGGATCAGGTGAACTTATTTTTTCCTTCTTATTTATGCATTCAGTATCCGAAATTCACTGGCCCAACTAATTCCGATTCCCTGAATCAGGTGATGATAGAAGCCGAGGTGACATAGGATATGCTATTGCAGTTGAATATTGGGGGCAGGGGATTGCTACAAATGCTATCAAAATGACAATCCCTCAAGTGTACAATGACTTTCCTGAAATAGTAAGGCTTCAGGCATTAGCTGATGTTGAGAATAAGGCATCCCAAAGGGTGTTGGAGAAGGCTGGGTTCATAAAAGAGGGCATATTGAGAAAATATGGCTACCACAAGGGGAAAATAGTGGATCTGGTGATGTACAGTCTCTTATCCACTGAGTTTGACATGTAATTGTCTTGTTCTTGCTCTTACTATGTAGAAATCTTTGTGTTGACTAGAACTCAGCAGAGTTTTACTCTAGAAAAAGGTCATTCAGGTTTTATGTTTTACATAGTATCAACTAAGTCAAATGTGATCAGGTAATGTAGTTCAGAATGGGTACtgaatgtttgtttgattttatttttgacaAATAAATTTGACGCCACAGAATATGATAAAATTGTTTAACGCTCGgcaaaatacatagtttacccaTCAATCTTGCAGCGAAATTCCTGGTACACACCTCTCCTCTATGGGAACCTTCTACGCAATCAACCTTTCAAAAGTGTCTAAGACATACTACAACTTTTGGCCAGATATCACTTGCgtaaacacacacaaaaaaaagcaCATGAAACTCGTAAAAAATCTCATTTTTTGTCTCCCCTCCCCACAGGAACCCCTCTGCCTCCCTTTGGTCTTCTTCTTCAGATCACCCTCTCCCTTATCTTCTTTCCCAaatagaatttttgaaagaaCATAAAATTTTAGATCTAAATTTGAGCGGGTTTTGTTGGTTTTATTGTCTAAATATTGTGAAAACTATTTATTTGTGGTAGATTTAAAAGCTTTAACAGTAGTATTGAAGGTTTGGTGAAAAAAATCTAGAATCCACCATTGTTGGAATAATGAAAAAAGTTTGAAAATTCAATTAAGTCTTGTTGATTATTGGGTTGTTGAACTCAATTTATTGCTCGATTATTTTCGGCTAGTTGTTTAGATAGTGTGGTTGAATTTTGATATTGTTGGAAACTTTCTCACAAACAACCATGGTGACAGCGACAATGATGCTTAAGATAGAAAATGGGAAGATGGGTTTTAATCGTAATTTCtaataattttttcctttttaaagtcAATGACACGTGTCACGAGCCTATTAGGGTGACTTTGAAAAATTGGTAATGCACAAAAGTGATGTTTTAGCCACACTTTTGAAAAGTTGAGTGTGTAAAAGATTTTCCGTGAACGAGACGTATGTAACAGGAATTTCGTTGCAAGGTCGAtgggtaaactatgtattttgcTTTTAATGCTCTTAGCTAAATTCATTTAATTAGGTGTAATGAAACAGAAAATGCTGTGAAATATAAGGGATTAGGAAAAAAAACATTTGGGCCAGAAAAAGTTGTTTCATTGAATTAGGTGTAATGAAATAGATAAAGGAAATATTGAGTAAAgtactcaacctgtaagtttgaataCCTCTGTGAATcataaaacatttataatgtcatgcatatgcatgtaAATGTgatatcatgcataggtatacgCGTACATAACAtaatcaagcctctgagggcatcctatcatatcatcccggcctctgtgggcaaaatcatcaatgtataccaactgatcgggtggtggtgtgtatataacgacATAACCTTTCCCTATACCCCATATACACataatatacgcgtatataacgtcatctggtcacgggtcaatgtgcatgtataaatgaatgcaatgcatactgaagtaagtcaataagatctctcggaatgtcataagatcattatgccTTCGATGAATATTatgataaactttatcaacttatatATTTCTGAGACACAtgaataaataatataataatatgacacatggggaatcaagaacataggcaacccTAGTAATTCTATGAATAaaatcatttatgaaagttgcacaTTTGCTCGTTTCGCTTATATCATATAGATCATGActaaaggaaagaagggatagccttaacatacctcaaGTCGTCAATGCAACACAATAACAAGCTTATGACAACTAGCGCACCAACCCTATAATAAAGAAATACATGTACAACTTAGATGGCACTAGTATATCACGTATCTCAAACAATAACTCGATTCTAAAATAAAACGGGCAGCATTTACCTAGTTTTATACATTCCAAAAACCACTAAGGGTCatcaacaacccaacaacaataactataaccaacaacaacaatataattcaaTATGAGTTTCTTCGATTATTTTAACAATCATATTGAGAGGCAAGCTCGTTTTTACTCATAACAAGATATAAATTGAATCCAACTCTTATTCCATAAATTAGTTTACAaccttcaaaatatcatatttGTATGTACTATATTATTTCTAGTTCAAAACATCCACAAAATGCCTTTCAAAACAGCCTCATACGTCTAGCACTTTAATTTTTTTCGTCGATCACttgtttttcatcttttcttcttcaatcaacttaattaGCACCTAGAAAAGTTTAACAATAGCAGCCAAAATATTATCAAACTATTTCTCACAAACTTCCAGCCACCACAAACTATATATTTTGCCACAAAACAGTCCAACCAAAAAGACAAATATATCCCATGTTCCTTCAAGTGTTGTCTTATGATTTTTCACTCAACCAACACAACCAACACTGATTAACCTTAGGCACAATCAAGAAGATATTATACATACCTTGGACAACAGCTACAACTCGAAACCCTATCTCAACTTAGCTCACAATagccctcaatcacaccacaacatcATAGAAGCATTCTCTTGTACTCTTTAACACTTTTGATAGTGATTTGAGTTGATTTCCCTTGAGTTTGGTTCTTGGTATCTTGGGATATGTTAGGGAGGGTTTTGGAGATCTTGAGAGTGTTTTGGTGTAAGTAATCTCTGTATTTTTGACGAGATATAAGGGGATAAGACCACTTATAAGCCCACTGCCTCAATTCTCCAAGCAGGTGGATAAGCTGCCTGCTTGGCAGCTTGAGCAGTGCAACTTCGGACACTtgtatctctctactctgatatCGTATTGATGAACGATTTTCAGTGTGAGAAACTATACAAATGGGTATTTAATTACATATAAAGATCTCCATGTAACTCTCAATAGATTGAGAGAAAACTACATCGCAACTTGGCCTATAAACCTACCAGTTTCTCCCAAGTGCGGTGACGTGACTTGGCGACCCTGCTTTAAAAATTCATATTTCTCTACCCCGATGTCATATGAATAAATAGTTTGGATCGTTGGAAATCAAGTTCCAAGACCTTCATTTTGggtataatatgtcccaaaaaaaACCTCATATAACAAATGAAATATATTGCTCAAAACTTCGTTACAAGGCAAATACTTAGTCGATTTTTCTGCAACTTAAAATCTAAGTTTTcctaaattttatattttaacatcttatatagtcatatcatgactttaaactcatttaaatcatgattaactAGTCTCTTGTTCATCTTAACTTACTTAAGACTTCGGTAAACTTTTCTTatccttgtagaaggatttcGTCCTTTTTGAGTTTATACTAAATAATCCTATAATGAAAGTGACATCTGAAGTACGGGGTGTGACAACATTaaatcactttatatactttcaaagagaatctcatttccgaacttacatcaattggcttacgacgtactttcacgtacaaaaatatggggtgtgaCAAGGGGGCCTATTTATAGTTATTAAAAGGTTAATAACGTAATTTATCAATTATTAGGGGATGAAGGGTCTATTTTAATAAGGAGATAGGCCAAAATGGTTAAAAGTGCAAAAAATGGTCATTGCCCAACggtcattttttattttgacCATTGGCAACGGtcagaataaaaaaaaattacaacatAAACTGCACTGGACCGGGCTGGAAGGGTTAGCAGGCTAGCCGGGTTC
Proteins encoded in this window:
- the LOC104224338 gene encoding uncharacterized protein, which gives rise to MEYSSRISLRPFSATDVDDVMIWGSDDRVTRTTRWKTLTSKEEALSFIKEVCIPYPWRVSICIDDRSIGFLWVINPGRSGVDGNKNEGVADIGYAIAAEYWGKGIATKALKMAIPQVFNHFPEIVKLQAFVLLENKASHRVLEKAGFVYQGSITHQVQINGNEIVVVDAVYTFLSTDNIPPSP
- the LOC104224348 gene encoding uncharacterized protein; translated protein: KLQLLLLRDLLYWKIDMDSSRISLRPFKLTDVDDMMLWAGDDRVTRTIRWKTLTSKEEALTFIKEVCIPHPWRRSICIDDRSIGFVSVFPGSGDDRSRGDIGYAIAVEYWGQGIATNAIKMTIPQVYNDFPEIVRLQALADVENKASQRVLEKAGFIKEGILRKYGYHKGKIVDLVMYSLLSTEFDM